In the genome of Drosophila yakuba strain Tai18E2 chromosome 3R, Prin_Dyak_Tai18E2_2.1, whole genome shotgun sequence, one region contains:
- the LOC6537223 gene encoding uncharacterized protein LOC6537223, with product MQRAQLTSRALLAIAILYACLSPAVCVYEAKILSFLEEFRMRMCHPIPNLGLPALDPLQFGPVATELNNKYLVDFTGSIDNFQLHGLSDFDVPELSLTPVPRLKNTINVTLPLTHFESLYTAKGSLAYILNLAGDGNAETSIKNFSILISFRLRSVSPLAIYSLEIELGLGELWINFDNLVEEERINDFFHALVNELGVELLGDVWDYEQGTVVSKAQAAVNKFLGQFTLSEIIQIITGGGSEGESAPIFEGVEPDCKLEASPTN from the exons ATGCAGCGGGCACAACTCACTTCACGAGCCCTGCTGGCCATCGCCATCCTCTACGCATGCCTGTCGCCCGCTGTCTGCGTGTACGAGGCGAAGATCTTGTCGTTCCTTGAAGAGTTCCGCATGCGTATGTGCCACCCAATCCCGAATCTGGGTCTGCCCGCTTTGGACCCACTGCAGTTTGGCCCTGTCGCGACAGAACTGAACAACAAATACCTCGTGGA CTTCACTGGGTCAATCGACAACTTTCAGTTGCACGGATTGTCCGACTTTGATGTACCTGAACTCAGTTTGACCCCGGTGCCCCGTTTGAAGAACACCATTAACGTTACCCTCCCACTCACGCACTTCGAGTCCTTATACACCGCCAAGGGATCCTTGGCCTACATCCTAAACTTGGCGGGTGATGGCAATGCCGA AACCtctattaaaaacttttcaatcCTCATTTCGTTCCGATTGAGATCTGTGTCTCCCCTGGCCATATATTCATTAGAGATCGAGCTGGGTTTGGGCGAACTATGGATTAACTTTGATAACCTGGTGGAAGAGGAGCGTATCAATGATTTTTTCCATGCTTTGGTGAACGAATTGGGAGTAGAGCTGCTCGGCGACGTCTGGGATTATGAACAGGGCACAGTTGTCTCTAAAGCCCAAGCG GCCGTTAACAAATTCTTGGGACAGTTCACTTTGTCGGAgattattcaaataataacTGGTGGAGGAAGCGAAGGAGAAAGTGCACCCATATTTGAGGGCGTGGAACCCGATTGCAAGCTTGAAGCTAGTCCGACCAACTAA
- the LOC6537224 gene encoding 28S ribosomal protein S10, mitochondrial isoform X1, translated as MLQAIKSLRWAQPVRALSSVTTSPGVEANLSPAAPAPEPDKLYSKLEIELRGIDPAVLKSYTWFATTAAEHLGIEKGNCWSPRKAHHERMTLLKSVHIYKKHRVQYEVRTHFRYMNFHKLTGSTLDTFLEYIERNLPEGVALQASRTELQQIPEHLRQPPEQV; from the exons AG GCTATAAAGTCGCTTCGCTGGGCACAGCCAGTGCGGGCTCTCTCCTCGGTGACCACCAGCCCCGGCGTAGAGGCCAATCTTTCACCTGCGGCACCCGCTCCAGAACCGGATAAACTATACAGCAAGCTGGAAATTGAGCTGCGTGGTATTGATCCGGCGGTTTTGAAGAGCTACACCTGGTTCGCCACTACCGCTGCCGAGCATTTGGGCATTGAAAAGGGCAATTG CTGGTCACCTCGCAAGGCGCACCACGAGCGGATGACGCTTCTAAAGTCGGTGCACATCTACAAGAAGCATCGCGTACAGTACGAGGTGCGAACCCACTTCCGCTATATGAACTTTCATAAGCTGACGGGCTCAACGCTGGACACCTTCCTAGAGTACATAGAACGAAATCTGCCCGAGGGCGTTGCGCTGCAGGCTTCCAGGACTGAGCTACAGCAGATCCCAGAGCACTTGCGCCAGCCGCCGGAGCAAGTGTAA
- the LOC6537224 gene encoding 28S ribosomal protein S10, mitochondrial isoform X2 has protein sequence MKMHIRHLLLYSQAIKSLRWAQPVRALSSVTTSPGVEANLSPAAPAPEPDKLYSKLEIELRGIDPAVLKSYTWFATTAAEHLGIEKGNCWSPRKAHHERMTLLKSVHIYKKHRVQYEVRTHFRYMNFHKLTGSTLDTFLEYIERNLPEGVALQASRTELQQIPEHLRQPPEQV, from the exons ATGAAAATGCATATAAGACATCTACTTTTATACTCCCAGGCTATAAAGTCGCTTCGCTGGGCACAGCCAGTGCGGGCTCTCTCCTCGGTGACCACCAGCCCCGGCGTAGAGGCCAATCTTTCACCTGCGGCACCCGCTCCAGAACCGGATAAACTATACAGCAAGCTGGAAATTGAGCTGCGTGGTATTGATCCGGCGGTTTTGAAGAGCTACACCTGGTTCGCCACTACCGCTGCCGAGCATTTGGGCATTGAAAAGGGCAATTG CTGGTCACCTCGCAAGGCGCACCACGAGCGGATGACGCTTCTAAAGTCGGTGCACATCTACAAGAAGCATCGCGTACAGTACGAGGTGCGAACCCACTTCCGCTATATGAACTTTCATAAGCTGACGGGCTCAACGCTGGACACCTTCCTAGAGTACATAGAACGAAATCTGCCCGAGGGCGTTGCGCTGCAGGCTTCCAGGACTGAGCTACAGCAGATCCCAGAGCACTTGCGCCAGCCGCCGGAGCAAGTGTAA